CCCAGGCAGTGAGCTGCCTGCATCTGGTCCGGGCCCTCGCCGTCGAAACCAACGAGAACTGGATGGAGGCCAACCGCTACATCAACATGGACGACCTCAGAGAGCACAGGAAGCTCGAACTCCGAAAGGCCGCATGACAAGCTTCATGGCCGCCCAATTTGCAGAACTTGACGCACACAACCATAGTCGGATCTGGCTCCTCCCATCGGAGAGCTGCCGTTGGGAAGGTGACCTGCCCTACCGGATGGATCAACAAGCCGCCCCAACTCTGCTTCCGAGAGCCGCCCAGAAATGCATCGCAATCCTATCTAACGCTAGCTCTGAACGCCTTGGAGCGATCGGCTACTGAACAGGTCCTCGGACAAGTGCAGCGTAGCGAATATGGAAGGGATGGAGGATTCCCGGGTTGAAGAGCCCGCACCTGGAATACCGGGCTTACGTTTCGGGTCGTTCTTCGGACGCGCCGATCAGTTTTTTCAAAGGGACGAGGCCTGCTATTGTCAAAACCGCAAAGGCTGCGCCTGCCAGAAAGGTCCATTGGGCTCCGAACGCGTCCCACAGGACCCCAGCGATAACGCTCGCTGCCAGAAGGGCCCCGCCGGTTACGAGGTTGAACATGCCGAAGGCCGTGCCGCGCAGTTCCGGTGGGGCACTATCGGCGACCAACGTCGCAAGGATGCCCTGCGTGAACCCCATGTGCAGTCCCCATAGCACCACGCCCGCCAGAATGCCCCAAAGGCCCGGCGCGAAGGCCAGCACCAGATCCGCCGCGACCAGCAGCACCAACCCGACGGTCAGGATGGAGATGCGGTTCATGCTGTCCGACAGGGCACCCACTGGATAGGCCGACAGGGCATAGGCGATGTTCAACACGACGAGGACGAGTGGCACGAACATGAGCGACAGGCCCATGACTTCTGCCCGAAGGATCAGGAAGGCCTCGCTGAAGCGTGCCAGTGTGAAGATCGCTGCCGCCGCGACCACCCACCAATAGACCGCGCCCAGACCGCCGAGCTCGCGGCGGCTGAGCGGGCTATTAACTTTGCGCAGCCCTGCCGGCCGGGGAGGTTCGTGCACGACGAACAGGATCAGCGCCAGCGCCGCAAAGGCCGGGATCACCGCCACCCAGAACACCGAGGCGAAGTCGTCGGCGAAAAGCCACATCAGCCCGATGGCCAGAAGCGGGCCGATGAAGGCCCCGGCCGTGTCCAGCGATTGGCGGAGCCCGAAGGCAGCGCCGCGCAATTCTGGCGGCGCGATGTCCGCTACCAGGGCATCGCGCGGAGCGCCCCTTATGCCCTTGCCGACCCGGTCGATGAAGCGCGCGGCGACCAGCCAGCCGATAGAAGGTGCGAGCGGAAAGATCGGCTTGGTCAGCGCTGCAAGGCCATAGCCGAGCGCCGCAAGTTCTTTGCGCTTGCCGATCCGGTCGCTCAGAGCCCCGGAAAAGACCTTGGTGATTGCTGCCGTCGCCTCGGCTATCCCTTCGATGATCCCGACGGTCAGCGCTGTCGCCCCGAGCCCTACCACCAGATAGACTGGCAGGAGCGCATGGATCATTTCGGACGACACGTCCATCAAGAGCGAGACGAAGCCCAGCGCCCAGATCCCGGCAGGCAGGCGGCGCCAGATGCGCCGGGTGTCCGATCCGCTGCCGTCCCCGATTTTCGCCGGGTCCTCAGTCATAGCGTCGGTCTTCGCGTTCTGTCTGGTCCCGGCTTAGCCCGACATCGCGCAAAAGCCGCGCGTCGAGATCCAGAAGTGCGGTTCTCTGCCTCTGCCTGTCCTGCCAGCACAGAAAGCTGCTCATCCAGTCCGCCATGCGATCGGCACGCGCAGACCACGCGATCGCGCCAGCAGCGAAGACGCCGACCAAGACTGCCATTGGAACGACAGGAGCGATGGCCATGGGAACCTCACCTGTTCTCGTCATGCGCGTCGAAGACGCGCCGGGCATAATCGTCGAGCACAGCTTCGCAGCCCTTGAGACGCGCGCGCGCCTCCTCGGCCCGCGCGGCGCCGTAGAAATCGAGCTTCTCGATTTTGGCGAACCAGCCTTGCAGTTTCTTCAGATCGACGTCGTTTTCTTCCAGCTCGGCGTACGTGTAGTGGCTGGCCGTGATTTCCTTGGCGACCTCACGTTCGAAGTCGTCGCACTTGTCGAGGAACTCGACATAGGCTTCGTTGCGGTCGACCTTGAACCGTTCGATCACCTTGTTTTCCTGTGTCTGATCCAAGGCGATTGTCTCAAGGAGCACGCTTTCGCCGCTCGCCTCGGCAATGTCGTTTTCCAGCATCTTGAGGCGGCGAACATGGTCGTCCGTGCGGGGCAGAAGACAGACACCGTTCTGCAGATAGACCGCCCCCATGCCCTTGAGCTTGCGCCAGACAGCTATACGCCGCGCCGCAGGTTCTGAAGGCACTTTGTAGGTTAGCACAAGCCACTTGATTTCCGACATGCTATACTGATAATGTAGCGACCGTAACACGTCAATCGTTTCGGCGGTTTCGAATAATTCTATTCCCAGCGGCCCGCGTCGGGTCGGTCGACGCACCGTCCTTGGGTCGGAGCCTCTGCGGCTGAAGCCGGACCAAGGATCGCATTGGAAAACGAAAGACGAACAATCAGTGAACCCGCCGGATCCTAGTTCATCTCTCTTGAACGACGACTATCTGTGGCCGTTCGTGGGAATTCGTACGATCGCCGCGCTGAGCATCGCTATCGTTGCGGTCATTATCTGTTTCGACCTATTCCCGCGGGTGGATACAGAGACGGCGCGTTTCTTCTTCTTCCCAACCTTCTGCCCTCAGAATGGAGACGAGGGGTTGGTCTGCGGACGGTTCTTATGGGCAGGTTCGGTCTCGGTCGAAGCCATCCGACAGTATCTGCAGGCGGCGCCGGTCGTCCTGGGGGTCGCATTGCTGCTTGTCGCCTTGTTTCGCTGGGTCGCGCTTGGCAGGCGTTTCGACCGCTTCAACGCCGCCGCCGCAGCGGCCATAGCCTCCCTCGCGCTTGGGCCAGGGGTGATCGTCAACGTGATCCTCAAGGAGTTCTGGGGGCGCCCGCGGCCGATTGCGACCGATATGTTCGGAGGTCCCTTTCCATTTGTCCCGGCCGGACACATTAGCAACTATTGCGCTAGCAACTGCTCTTTTGTGTCCGGGGAGGTGTCTGGCGCCTTCTGGCTGGTCTGCCTCGCATCTCTCGCACCGATGCGCTATCAAACCGCCGCATTCGCTGGATCGCTTCTCATCGCAGTCACCACTGCATTCCTGCGCCTTGCATTCGGCGGTCACTATCTGTCGGACGTTATCGTTGCAGGCCTGATCAGTCTCCTCGCCTTCGCCATCTTGGCAACGGCTCTCGCTCAGATGGTGCCGGAAGGAGGCCTTTCATATAGGACGTCCCGTCTTGGGTAGCCTGCTTCGCTCGCAGCTCGTTTCTTTCCAGGAAAACGAGAGGCTTTCTTTCACGAGGCCGCGGCCGTTGTTCAGAACCGGATTGGCAACTATCAGGGTCGCGCCCCAGTCTAGCAGGAATCGAGAGCATTACGAGAGATAGGAGCCGTCGCACATGCAGGCGGATCCTAGGCTCGGTCACGAAAACGGAAGCCGAAGAATTGGCCATGGCGTCGATAGGTCATTGTCACGCCAGTGTTTCTGCCTAGGGGGTGCCAGGAGACGCGCATGCTGGCCGATGATCGGATTGTCGAAGTTCTCAGGCGACATAAGCCATAGGCTAACGGCTTGGCGCTTGTATGGTTGTTTGTCGTGATGACGGTCTTCACCGTGATCTATCTGTTGATGGACCACATGGAGGTCGGGCCGATCGAGCGCATTCCCGCCTACGTCCTGCTCTCGACCGTCATGCTGGTGATCTATGGCTGGCAGGCTGCTCGAGTGCGCCCCAGAGGGTGGTCAATTCCTCAAGCCGATTTGTCCACCCTCGGGGGCGCACTCCAATCCGGGGTCAACTTTGCGCACTTTGCACACGATGGCGTAATTGCTACCGGCGTGTCCCAGTCGCCCCGATGATGGCGGTCTTGTCCTGGTGAGAAAGGAGGATATCACAATGCATCAGTATGTCGGGCTCGACGTCTCCCAGAAGGAAACCGCTGTCTGCATCGTTGACATGTCTGGCCGCGTTATGGTCGAGGGCCGGGTGAAGTCAGATCCTGGCGCTCTGGCGGCACTGCTGGCGAAAAACTCCCCTCAAGCGGAGCGCGTTGGCTTTTAAGACCGGCGCCATGTCGAGCTGGCTCTGGCACGAGTTGAAGCGGATCCACGACCAACATCCAAAACAAATGCCTCCGATGAAACCGGAGGCAGTCTGAACCCATGCCGTTACGGGGGTCCCTTTTGGATGCCGATCACCCCTGAAACGGGGTCCTTATTCCACGCCGGAACACAGTCCGGATGAACAAGAGCGACGAGAATGCGGATCGGCTGGTATCGTGAGGTGATCGGCGCCCGGCTTGCGGCATTTTCAGCCTGATCGGAGGTCACGTTGCGACAAGGATTTGATAGTAATATCAATGACTTAAGTTCCATAACTAAACTTATGCGACTTTACATGGTCCACAGGATAGACAAAGGCGCAGCCTGCAACTTCTCGCCGAACGGCGTCACGCGGTCGTGGTCATGCAGGACCAGGCCGCGCATGAACCGCTCTCCGACCGCCTCCTGCAGCTGTCGAAGCCCCCGGAAATCCTTCGGCCGCACCGTTGCGGAGGCCTTCACCTCTATGCCGACGACCCGGCCTCGGCGATCCTCGATCACGACGTCGACTTCGTCTTGGTCTTTGGTCCGGTAGTGAGAGAACGACACCCGCCGTTCTGACCATGATGCAAGCTTCAAGAGTTCCGAGACGACGAAGCTCTCCAACACCGCGCCGAACCGCGACCGCTCCTGCCGCAGCGCTTCTTCCTCGTCCTCGCGCAGGACAGCAAGGAGTCCGCTGTCAAGAAAATGCAGCTTCGGCGTCTTGATGAGACGGCTCAGCCGATTGCTCGACCACGGCGCCAACGTCCTTACCAGGAAGAGCCGCTCAAGAATCGCGACATATTTCTGCGCGGTCACGCTCGAAAGACCGAGGGCAGCGCCGAAGCTCGAATGGTTGACCAATTGTCCCGCATGCTCGGCGAGGACCTGAAGCAGCCGGGGCAGCTGGTCGAACTGATCGATATTAGCGACGTCGCGAACGTCGCGATCGAGGATCTGGGCCACATAGTCCTCCAGCCACGCCGTGCGGCGGGCCGACGTCGCCCGGCGCAGAGCCTCCGGGTAGCCGCCCCGCAGGACGAGCGCTACCATCTCGTCGCCAAGGATTGCATCCTCTCCCGCTGTAGGCTCCTCGCCGGCGAACAGGCGATCCAGAAGCCGCCCGGGCGTCGAGCGGATTTCCGATTGTGCGAAGGGTAGCAGCGAGATCGTTGCCATCCGGCCGGCAAGGGAATCCGCGATCATCGGCACCGTAGCCAGATTGGCGGAGCCGGTCAGAAGGAACCTTCCCGGCGTATCGTCGCGGTCGACGCTCTCCTTGATCGCCAGCATCAGCTCCGGCACACGCTGAACTTCGTCGATCACGGTCCGGCCGATGCCTCGCACGAACCCGACCGGGTCGGCGCGGGCCGCGCTCAGCGCACCGGCATCGTCAAGGGTGACATAGGGACGATCGGACCCGGCATACTTCCGTGCGAGAGTCGTCTTGCCTGCCTGCCGCGGGCCGGCGATAAGCACGACGCGGGTGTCGCCAAGCGCTGCCTCGACAAGCGGGCTCACCTTGCGGTCGATGATGGAGCGCGGCAATACTGAACTGGTCATACGACCATTCTTAACGCATGTGCCGTCTAATTTAAAGTGAGCTGTCGGCCATTGTTCGATTTTATCGGGATTATACCGACCATCGGAACGGATCAATGGCGACAATGTCGCTAGAGAGAAACGATCATTGCTCAACGCCAACCGAGAAACGGACCTATTGCAATCGACCTTCTGCCAATAGCCGTGGCGCGGCAGTGAAACGTCAGCCGTCGCATGCCCTTGGCGATACGTTGGCTAGGCTGCCGGCGCCGTCTCCCAGTCCCGGTCGCGGTAGCCATTGCGCTGGGCCGTCCGGAGCGGGCTCTTCTCGCCCCAGGCAGCACCCGTGGCCGCGACCACCTCCATCTCCATCAGCTTCTCGGCAGCAAAGCCGATCATCTCGCGCAGGAGATCGGCGTCAGGTGTCTTCTCCACGAGCGCGCGCAGGTTCATCATGTCGTCGGTCATCGGTGGTCTCTCCAGAAAGGTTGGCTTCGACAACCAGGCCCTACCGGAAAGCACCGATGACCACCGCGCTACCCAGCTACACCACTTAGCGTAATCGCGGGTGGCGCCTCTCGCATTCCGGGCGGCAGTTCCCCTACCTGACCATGTCGATGAATTGGCCAGCGCCCCAGCGCAGGAAGGAGAATTGCCATGACGAAGTATGCAGCCTTGGATGTCTCAATGGAACAGACCGCGATCTGTGTGGTCGACGAAAACGGAACGAAGATCGCGGAGGGTAAGGTTCACACCGACCCTGACGCCATTGCAGGGTGGCTGGCCGGGAAGGCCGGAGAGCTCGGCAGGATCGGCATGGAGACCGGTCCGCTGGCGGTCTGGCTGTGGAACGAACTGACGATGCGTGGACTGCCGATCGTTTGTCTTGATGCTCGCCATGCAAGCGCGGCCCTCTCGATGATGCCGAACAAGACGGATCGCCACGACGCGGCCGGCCTGGCCCAGATCGTGCGGACGGGATGGTTCAAGGAAGTCCGCATCAAGAGCCACGGCGCCTATGTCGTGCGGGCGCTGCTGTCGGCACGAGACCTCCTGGTCGGCATTCGCGGCAGGATCGAGAACGAGATCCGCGGGCTGTTGAAGACCTTCGGCGTCATGTTCAGGAAGAAGGTGGGGGGCTTTGCCCGCCGCGCCGAGGAGATCGTCTCCGGCGAACTGGCGGCCGCGCCCGAGATCAAGGCAATCGTCGAGGCGATGATGGAGGCCCGTCACGCCATCATCGAGCGGATCAAGGTTCTGGATGCGCGAGTTCGCGCTGCCGCAAAACAGAACTCCATGGCCCGGCTGTTCATGACCGCTCCCGGCGTCGGCGCCGTGATCGCACTGTCGGTCGCGTCGACCTATGACGATGCTTCCCGCTTCCGCCGATCCTCCAGCGCCGGTGCCTATCTCGGCCTCACGCCCAGACGCTATGAATCCGGAGAGGTCAGTCGAAACGGCCGCGTCTCGAAGCGTGGCGACAAGCTGACGCGAACCCACCTCTATGAGGCGGCCAACGTCATCCTGACGCGACAGGTCGGCTTCTCTTCCCTGAAGGCCTGGGGCCTGCGGATCGCCAAGGGGGCCGGCTTCAAGAAGGCGAAGGTAGCGGTGGCGCGCAAACTTGCCGTCATCCTCCACGCCATGTGGAAGACGAACGAGCCGTTCCGCCGCGCCACTGCCGCAGCCTGAGGAGGAGCCTTCGAAACGCAGCCCAAGCCCAGTTCCCGAGATGCGTCCTGCCGGGACGCTGCGCGGATGAGGTCGCTCCCTGGCATGCGGTCCAACGGAACCGCGAACACCACTTCGACCCACCCGTTCCAATGCAAACATGCGGCGATCATAGCGATCGAACCCGGAGAGAACCCTGAGCCCGGCAAGCGCTGCATCAACGACAAGAAAGGGGCCAGTTGACACAGGCGATTAGAGAACGTCCAGGGACGTCACCTGCCGCGCGACAGGCAGCGCGGATTTGAATTATGCGTTGATGCACCGATTCCATTGAAAGTCACTTGAGTTCTCTCACTTGATGAGAGGTTCCGGGTCTAACGTCAGAAGTTTATTTATTCCTCGATCCTTGAAAGCGTTTGCCTTATCCTCCCAGGATGGATCATCCGCCTTGGGAAGTCCTCGCCAATTGAATGTAATCGACTCATTTCGCCGCTCTTCCCTGTTCTTCTCGCACGACGGAATTTCGAAATATTCCATGTTATATTGCAGCTGTACCGTCATCGATTTCGTTTTCGTATCACTGAACCACGACTCCGTGATGTTCACCGTGCCGTTGAACGGAATCTTGTAGGTAGGCTGGTGGCGGCAGTCGGTAACGAGCTTCGTTTCGGTGCAGCGCATCATCGTTCCATCGATTCGCGAACCCTGGATGAACCCGGCGACATACCAGTCGCGTCTGCCGCCAGCGGGACAGCTGCCAGCGCCTTGCGACAGCAAGGCGTAGAAATGTTGATCCCGCCGGGTTGGATCAGACTCGTCGTAGCCTTGGTAAAAGCGGATAATGCCTTCAGGGGTTTCCCAGTAACCGGTGACATCTGGAGGCTCGGGCTCGTTGCTTCGTCCGCCCGGCTCGCCATCGGCCCAGCAACTCCCGTCGGCCTTTTTGCCATAGATGCATTGCGCTTCGGCCGGTTGAATGAATCCGGCCAGAGCAAGCGCGGGGGCGGTTGACACAATCAGAATGATTTTATGCATCGACGTCTCCCATGATCGGTCCTGCGCGTCAGACGCAAGACCACCGGCGATTCATCCTCGCGGAACGATCACACTGGGACGCAAAATCAGCGACCAGTGCACGTCAAATGTTCCATCACTTTGATCGAACCCGGCCTTATAGGTGCCGTCGCCTACTGGCTTCAGCGAGCGAACCACCCCGGAAATAGTTGGGCCATTGTCGATTGTCAGCTGAGCGAATAAAGCAGCGTTGCACGATGCATTCGAACCGCCGCCGCTCAGAATCGGCGTGATCTTCGCCACTACCTCGGTAAGTTGCAGCGAAAGCGGCTGACTTCCGGATGGATGGTAACCCTCTACGCGGGCGCGCACGGCGGTCGGCGGCGCCGATCCCCGGCACAGTTGGTTGAAAATCCCGCTACCCGGCAGAGCATAGGTCCACCAGTGCGTGTCGATCTTCTGGCTACCCTCCAGAAGCCCGAGCAACCGTCCTTGACCGTCGTCGTGAATCCTCAACGTTGCCTCGCCGTCAAATTTCATCCCGGATTGGCTGTGGTCGGGCGCGGTGCCGGTGTCTTCCTTCTGATGGAATGACCACTCCATCTCGCCGTACCACCCGTCGATCCGCGCGCCTGCTTCCGGTTGGGACGTCGCGTTCTGCGCATGGCCGGCACTGGCAAGCGCGATCACCGCCAGCGCCAGCATTGTCGTAAACTGAAGAATGCCCGTATCCGACATCATCTTGCCCCGCATATAGTTCAACCGCGCGGAACGATCTCGCTGCGGCGCAACGTCAATGAGAACTCATTGGTGATCGTGCTGCCGTCTTGAGCCTTTTGTGTCATTCCGCCAGCATGGTAGGTTTTGTCAGGTCGCTGCTGCAAAGTCGCGGTATGAAGCAGCGCGACGAAATCGGCCGGCGGAATCGGAAGCGCCGTGCCGAAGCACGGAGTGGTGTAGCCTTGCGCAACAGCTTCGACCCCCACGGCTTCAAGCTTCATGACGGTCGCGCCGCGGGCCAACGTACCCGTTAGACGCGCCTTTCCGACCGACGGTGTCGCTGTCGTGATGCTCGGGCACAGCCCGGTCTCCCGGTCTTCGCCGTCCATGAAGACTTTTCCCTCGATCGCGCCGGTCAGGTTGCCTCGTCCGTCATCGTTGACCTTCAGTTTGGCATTGCCGGAGAATTTCGTCCACGACCCGCCGGGCGTCTGCGCGTTCATCGACCATGTCAGGCCTCCGGACCACACCGACATGGCCGTTTGCGCTCGTACGTCTTGCGAACCGCCAACGAAAAACATTGCCGCTGTCATGAACACAACACTGAGCCTGATCCCTACCAGACCCGGGCTCGAGCGAGTTATGGTCTTCTTGCCGGCCGATGCGGCTGCCAATCGATTCCCTCCGTGCTGGCCCCCTGGGCTTGGCCTCGTCGGGGCCGAGATAGTGATAGCAATCTGCTCACCCGCCTTCACCCAACTCGCTCTGGTGGTAACCGAGGTCGTATTCCGCGGCGGCTGGCCGTTGCGCCTCAACTCGTACGCTGTATCATGGCCTTCTGTGCCGCAGAATACAGCCGCCTCGACGAATAGACGGCTCGCGACAGTAATCCCGTAGCGTCCAGGCCCGCCACGACTGCGTCCC
Above is a genomic segment from Mesorhizobium sp. containing:
- a CDS encoding MFS transporter, producing MTEDPAKIGDGSGSDTRRIWRRLPAGIWALGFVSLLMDVSSEMIHALLPVYLVVGLGATALTVGIIEGIAEATAAITKVFSGALSDRIGKRKELAALGYGLAALTKPIFPLAPSIGWLVAARFIDRVGKGIRGAPRDALVADIAPPELRGAAFGLRQSLDTAGAFIGPLLAIGLMWLFADDFASVFWVAVIPAFAALALILFVVHEPPRPAGLRKVNSPLSRRELGGLGAVYWWVVAAAAIFTLARFSEAFLILRAEVMGLSLMFVPLVLVVLNIAYALSAYPVGALSDSMNRISILTVGLVLLVAADLVLAFAPGLWGILAGVVLWGLHMGFTQGILATLVADSAPPELRGTAFGMFNLVTGGALLAASVIAGVLWDAFGAQWTFLAGAAFAVLTIAGLVPLKKLIGASEERPET
- a CDS encoding DUF1127 domain-containing protein, with the translated sequence MAIAPVVPMAVLVGVFAAGAIAWSARADRMADWMSSFLCWQDRQRQRTALLDLDARLLRDVGLSRDQTEREDRRYD
- a CDS encoding Chromate resistance protein ChrB, producing the protein MRRPTRRGPLGIELFETAETIDVLRSLHYQYSMSEIKWLVLTYKVPSEPAARRIAVWRKLKGMGAVYLQNGVCLLPRTDDHVRRLKMLENDIAEASGESVLLETIALDQTQENKVIERFKVDRNEAYVEFLDKCDDFEREVAKEITASHYTYAELEENDVDLKKLQGWFAKIEKLDFYGAARAEEARARLKGCEAVLDDYARRVFDAHDENR
- a CDS encoding phosphatase PAP2 family protein, translating into MNDDYLWPFVGIRTIAALSIAIVAVIICFDLFPRVDTETARFFFFPTFCPQNGDEGLVCGRFLWAGSVSVEAIRQYLQAAPVVLGVALLLVALFRWVALGRRFDRFNAAAAAAIASLALGPGVIVNVILKEFWGRPRPIATDMFGGPFPFVPAGHISNYCASNCSFVSGEVSGAFWLVCLASLAPMRYQTAAFAGSLLIAVTTAFLRLAFGGHYLSDVIVAGLISLLAFAILATALAQMVPEGGLSYRTSRLG
- a CDS encoding ATP-binding protein, which codes for MTSSVLPRSIIDRKVSPLVEAALGDTRVVLIAGPRQAGKTTLARKYAGSDRPYVTLDDAGALSAARADPVGFVRGIGRTVIDEVQRVPELMLAIKESVDRDDTPGRFLLTGSANLATVPMIADSLAGRMATISLLPFAQSEIRSTPGRLLDRLFAGEEPTAGEDAILGDEMVALVLRGGYPEALRRATSARRTAWLEDYVAQILDRDVRDVANIDQFDQLPRLLQVLAEHAGQLVNHSSFGAALGLSSVTAQKYVAILERLFLVRTLAPWSSNRLSRLIKTPKLHFLDSGLLAVLREDEEEALRQERSRFGAVLESFVVSELLKLASWSERRVSFSHYRTKDQDEVDVVIEDRRGRVVGIEVKASATVRPKDFRGLRQLQEAVGERFMRGLVLHDHDRVTPFGEKLQAAPLSILWTM
- a CDS encoding IS110 family transposase, with product MTKYAALDVSMEQTAICVVDENGTKIAEGKVHTDPDAIAGWLAGKAGELGRIGMETGPLAVWLWNELTMRGLPIVCLDARHASAALSMMPNKTDRHDAAGLAQIVRTGWFKEVRIKSHGAYVVRALLSARDLLVGIRGRIENEIRGLLKTFGVMFRKKVGGFARRAEEIVSGELAAAPEIKAIVEAMMEARHAIIERIKVLDARVRAAAKQNSMARLFMTAPGVGAVIALSVASTYDDASRFRRSSSAGAYLGLTPRRYESGEVSRNGRVSKRGDKLTRTHLYEAANVILTRQVGFSSLKAWGLRIAKGAGFKKAKVAVARKLAVILHAMWKTNEPFRRATAAA